A stretch of Lysinibacillus agricola DNA encodes these proteins:
- a CDS encoding GMC family oxidoreductase translates to MATTLPGVDVVTVGVGWTGGIIAAECTKAGLKVVGLERGQKRGTEDFLTIHDEYRYAIRYDIMQNLSKETVSFRNNRNMKALPMRQLGSFLLGEGLGGSGTHWNGMTYRFLPYDFQIKTLTDKRYGPNKLGADYLLQDWGLTYDELEPYFDKFEKTAGISGDDKNPFSGKRSNPYPTGPMKMTPMLTQFEEATKKLKLSPYMVPSANVSEVYKNPDGETINACQYCGFCERFGCEYGAKSSAEVTVVPTALKTGNFDLRYNSNVVEILKQGNKVTGVRYIDTISGEEFIQPANAVVLTSYVFNNAKLLMVSNIGERYDPATGKGTLGRNYCYQILPGAAGFFDEQYNTFMGAGSLGMSLDDYNGDNFDHSDLDFIHGGNIALTQTGARPIGSNPTPPDTPTWGPEFKKQSIHYYTRSFGIGAQGASMPHKENYLSLDSTYKDAYGLPLMQLTYNFTDQDRALHKYISARAAEIMKEMGAKIVVPNAEITDYNIVPYQTTHNTGGTVMSLKPEDGVVNNYLQHWHVENLFAVSAGNFPHNSGYNPTGTLGALAYRCAEGVVKYSKSGGSLV, encoded by the coding sequence ATGGCAACAACATTACCAGGTGTAGACGTTGTAACAGTCGGTGTAGGTTGGACTGGCGGCATTATCGCTGCAGAGTGTACAAAGGCTGGCTTGAAGGTCGTTGGTCTGGAGCGTGGACAAAAGCGTGGCACAGAAGATTTTCTGACTATCCATGACGAGTATCGTTATGCAATTCGTTATGATATAATGCAAAATCTTTCAAAGGAAACTGTAAGCTTCCGTAATAATCGCAATATGAAGGCTTTGCCTATGCGTCAGCTTGGTTCCTTTTTACTTGGTGAAGGGCTTGGTGGCTCTGGCACACACTGGAACGGTATGACCTATCGCTTCTTACCGTATGATTTTCAAATTAAAACATTGACAGACAAACGTTATGGTCCGAATAAGCTTGGAGCTGATTATTTATTACAGGATTGGGGATTAACATACGATGAACTTGAGCCCTATTTCGACAAATTCGAAAAAACGGCAGGTATTTCCGGAGATGATAAAAATCCATTTAGCGGAAAGCGTTCAAATCCTTATCCGACGGGACCTATGAAAATGACCCCGATGCTTACACAATTTGAAGAAGCTACAAAAAAATTAAAATTATCGCCCTACATGGTTCCTTCTGCAAACGTATCAGAAGTTTATAAGAACCCTGACGGTGAAACGATTAATGCTTGTCAATATTGCGGCTTCTGTGAGCGCTTCGGTTGTGAATATGGCGCCAAATCATCTGCAGAGGTTACTGTTGTCCCTACTGCATTAAAAACGGGTAATTTTGACCTGCGCTATAATTCCAATGTTGTTGAAATCTTAAAGCAAGGCAATAAAGTAACTGGTGTCCGATACATCGATACGATATCTGGTGAAGAATTTATTCAACCAGCAAATGCTGTTGTACTTACGAGTTATGTCTTTAATAATGCCAAGCTATTAATGGTTTCTAACATCGGAGAACGATATGATCCAGCTACTGGAAAAGGAACACTTGGAAGAAACTATTGCTATCAAATACTCCCTGGAGCTGCAGGATTCTTTGATGAGCAGTACAACACATTTATGGGTGCAGGCTCACTCGGTATGAGTTTAGATGACTATAATGGCGATAATTTCGATCATAGTGACTTAGATTTTATTCACGGTGGAAATATAGCTCTGACGCAAACAGGTGCACGTCCTATCGGCTCAAACCCAACACCTCCTGATACACCAACATGGGGACCAGAATTTAAAAAGCAATCGATTCATTACTATACACGTTCATTCGGGATTGGTGCACAAGGGGCTTCGATGCCACATAAAGAAAATTATTTGTCTCTTGATTCTACGTATAAGGATGCTTACGGCTTACCTCTAATGCAATTAACGTACAACTTTACTGATCAGGATCGCGCGCTTCATAAATATATTTCGGCACGTGCAGCTGAAATTATGAAAGAAATGGGCGCCAAAATTGTTGTCCCAAACGCTGAAATCACTGATTACAATATTGTCCCGTATCAAACAACCCATAATACAGGTGGAACAGTTATGAGCTTAAAACCAGAGGACGGCGTTGTAAATAACTATCTGCAGCATTGGCATGTAGAAAATCTTTTTGCTGTGAGTGCTGGAAACTTTCCTCACAATAGTGGTTATAATCCTACAGGTACTTTAGGGGCACTAGCTTACCGCTGTGCAGAGGGTGTTGTGAAATATAGTAAATCAGGTGGTTCCTTAGTTTAA
- the tatC gene encoding twin-arginine translocase subunit TatC, whose translation MDPYEEEKRKYLSPLDKKEAEPLTPVEAFVEIPIETIEQDTVADEPLFPVASLLEHLTELRKQIIKGLIVFILFFIIVLSTINIWFPYVTRGHSLIILGPLEVVKFYMTISTTLAFGLAMPFLVHFLWSFVKPGLKEEESRFLGLYAPVMLVLFLLGVAFGYFIVNPLSYSFLVGVGATNFDVMVSASEYMHFLVMTTVPLGLLFELPIVALFLSSIGVLTADSMKKIRGWSYIAMGVGSAVITPPDFISQLLVLIPMLILYEISIYLVKRIERKQIESTA comes from the coding sequence ATGGATCCATATGAAGAAGAAAAAAGAAAATATTTAAGTCCACTTGATAAGAAAGAAGCTGAGCCTCTCACACCTGTGGAGGCTTTTGTTGAAATTCCAATAGAAACAATTGAACAGGATACGGTAGCTGATGAACCACTTTTTCCAGTGGCATCATTACTTGAACATCTTACAGAACTGCGAAAACAAATTATTAAAGGGCTTATCGTATTTATTTTATTTTTTATTATCGTACTCTCTACCATTAATATTTGGTTTCCTTATGTCACTCGAGGGCATTCTCTAATTATTTTAGGGCCGTTAGAGGTAGTTAAGTTTTACATGACAATTTCCACAACACTAGCATTCGGACTAGCTATGCCATTTTTAGTTCATTTTTTGTGGAGCTTCGTAAAGCCAGGTTTAAAAGAAGAAGAAAGCCGCTTCCTCGGTCTTTATGCACCTGTTATGCTTGTACTCTTTTTATTAGGTGTAGCTTTTGGTTACTTTATTGTTAATCCACTTAGCTACTCATTTTTAGTGGGCGTAGGGGCAACTAATTTTGATGTTATGGTATCAGCAAGTGAATATATGCATTTTTTAGTGATGACAACTGTACCACTAGGACTACTCTTTGAATTACCAATCGTAGCCCTCTTTTTATCGTCCATTGGTGTACTAACTGCTGACTCCATGAAAAAAATACGAGGCTGGTCCTACATCGCGATGGGTGTTGGTTCTGCTGTGATTACACCACCCGACTTTATTAGTCAGCTACTCGTATTAATTCCAATGCTTATTTTATATGAAATAAGCATCTATCTTGTTAAACGTATAGAGCGTAAACAAATAGAAAGCACTGCGTAG
- the tatA gene encoding twin-arginine translocase TatA/TatE family subunit, giving the protein MGGLGAIGVPGLIIILVIVLIVFGPRKLPEIGGAVGKTFAEFKKSTKGLIDDEDEPAKKVEKKSDAS; this is encoded by the coding sequence ATGGGAGGTCTTGGAGCAATTGGAGTACCTGGGTTAATCATCATTTTAGTCATTGTTTTAATCGTGTTTGGTCCAAGAAAATTGCCTGAAATCGGCGGTGCAGTCGGTAAAACATTTGCAGAGTTTAAAAAGTCCACGAAGGGGCTTATCGATGATGAGGATGAACCAGCGAAAAAAGTTGAAAAAAAATCTGACGCTTCGTAG
- a CDS encoding metallophosphoesterase: protein MKKLLYVAFFVVFIVIFLYVNNHWLVVSKHEFESEKVPASFDGLRITQITDLQDALFGEHQEKLIAKVKTTNPDLIFITGDLVDSNRYNLERSLQAVRGLVKLADVYYVLGNHEVATNKVNVIYEELSSLGVHVLSNESTVIERDGERLAIVGIEDPLSGRTTKEMLEIATKNVPPNVLTILLAHRPEVFNTYVEFGIDLVFAGHAHGGQVRIPGIGGLFARGQGVFPKYTAGVIEEGTTTMAVSRGLGNSTVPFRIFNPPEILVMELKKK from the coding sequence TTGAAAAAATTATTATATGTAGCTTTTTTTGTTGTTTTTATAGTCATTTTTTTGTACGTAAACAATCATTGGCTGGTTGTAAGCAAGCATGAATTCGAGTCAGAAAAAGTGCCCGCCAGCTTTGATGGGCTACGCATTACGCAAATAACAGATTTACAGGATGCTCTCTTTGGCGAACATCAAGAGAAACTCATAGCAAAGGTGAAGACAACAAATCCTGACCTGATTTTTATTACAGGTGATTTAGTTGATAGTAATCGTTATAATTTGGAGCGAAGCTTGCAGGCTGTTAGAGGATTAGTTAAATTAGCGGATGTCTATTATGTACTAGGAAACCATGAAGTAGCGACGAATAAAGTGAATGTAATTTATGAGGAGCTATCATCGTTAGGTGTACATGTGTTGTCCAATGAATCGACCGTCATTGAGCGCGACGGGGAGCGCTTGGCGATTGTGGGCATAGAAGATCCGTTATCAGGTAGAACAACGAAAGAAATGCTAGAGATAGCAACAAAAAATGTTCCACCAAATGTATTAACGATTTTACTAGCACATCGACCAGAAGTGTTTAATACGTATGTGGAGTTTGGAATTGATTTAGTATTTGCAGGACATGCACATGGTGGACAAGTTCGAATTCCTGGTATCGGCGGTCTTTTCGCACGAGGACAGGGAGTATTCCCGAAATATACGGCTGGAGTTATTGAGGAAGGAACAACAACTATGGCCGTTAGTCGAGGATTAGGTAATAGTACAGTACCATTTCGAATTTTTAATCCACCAGAGATTCTTGTAATGGAATTAAAGAAAAAATAA
- a CDS encoding gluconate 2-dehydrogenase subunit 3 family protein: protein MSPEKDVSRRDFLKTTGIAAGTLVGGGLIGGLVGYNMHGKGTTTLEHGQHGTATEETGSPKAKMFFMNQRDFNILANATERIFPEDDLGAGAKGLDVPYFIDQQLAGQYGSNSKEYMHGPFGEGAPTQGYQSRLTRAEIFKQGVQKLESEAQNRYKKSFNDIDGKQMDEILTAFQKGEVQMSGVTSAFFFTLLRAATIEGAYSDPIYGGNRNMDGWRMKGFPGHQMAYITQIEDPKFQKIEPNSLGSH from the coding sequence TCGTGATTTTTTAAAAACAACAGGAATCGCTGCAGGTACATTAGTCGGCGGTGGATTAATTGGGGGTCTTGTAGGCTATAACATGCATGGAAAAGGAACGACCACGTTAGAGCATGGTCAGCATGGAACTGCTACTGAAGAGACTGGCTCGCCGAAAGCTAAAATGTTTTTTATGAATCAAAGGGATTTTAATATTTTAGCAAATGCTACTGAACGTATTTTCCCTGAGGATGATTTAGGTGCAGGGGCAAAGGGCTTGGATGTGCCTTATTTTATCGATCAGCAGCTAGCTGGGCAATATGGAAGTAATTCCAAAGAATATATGCATGGACCATTTGGTGAAGGTGCTCCAACACAGGGCTATCAGAGTCGATTAACCCGCGCAGAAATTTTTAAGCAAGGTGTTCAAAAATTGGAGTCGGAAGCACAGAATCGCTATAAAAAGAGCTTTAATGATATAGATGGTAAGCAAATGGATGAGATTTTAACTGCCTTCCAGAAAGGCGAAGTGCAAATGAGTGGTGTCACATCTGCTTTCTTCTTTACTTTATTACGTGCAGCGACAATAGAAGGCGCTTACTCTGACCCAATATATGGCGGGAATCGTAATATGGATGGCTGGCGTATGAAGGGCTTCCCTGGTCATCAAATGGCGTACATTACTCAAATCGAAGATCCGAAATTCCAAAAAATTGAGCCTAATTCATTAGGCAGCCACTAA